The following coding sequences are from one Lolium rigidum isolate FL_2022 chromosome 6, APGP_CSIRO_Lrig_0.1, whole genome shotgun sequence window:
- the LOC124668436 gene encoding GDSL esterase/lipase At5g45910-like has translation MWCQFLICFVLVVAGLWPLQAGAQKYAAIFNFGDSLADAGNLCVDGIPSHLATARPPYGMTYFGYPTGRVSDGRLVVDFIAQELGLPLLPPSKAKNATFHYGANFAITGGTSLDTSFFEARGLGRHIWSSGSLHTQLGWFDDMKPAICSSPKECRDLFRRSLFIVGEFGGNDYAASLGAFLPLEQVHTFVPHIVNSIGKGIEKLIADGAVDLVVPGVLPIGCFPMYLTIFRKQPEMYGPRSGCIKDLNTLSWVHNALLQRKIAELREKHPGVRIVYADYYTAVMQFILHAEKWGFLRQTLRTCCGAPGVGKYNFNLTSMCGNPGAYACDDPSDHWSWDGVHLTEAAYGHIAKGWLYGPFSDPPILKGRHH, from the exons ATGTGGTGTCAGTTCTTGATTTGCttcgtgctcgtcgtcgctgggcTCTGGCCGCTGCAGGCGGGTGCGCAGAAGTACGCCGCCATCTTCAACTTTGGAGACTCCCTCGCGGACGCCGGCAACCTCTGCGTGGACGGAATCCCGTCGCACCTCGCCACGGCGCGCCCGCCGTATGGCATGACCTACTTCGGGTACCCGACGGGGCGCGTCTCCGACGGTCGCCTcgtcgtcgacttcatcg CGCAGGAGCTGGGGCTGCCGCTTCTGCCGCCGTCCAAGGCAAAGAACGCCACGTTCCACTACGGCGCCAACTTCGCCATCACCGGAGGCACTTCGCTGGACACGAGCTTCTTCGAGGCGCGCGGGCTGGGCCGCCATATCTGGAGCTCCGGCTCCCTGCACACGCAGCTCGGCTGGTTTGATGACATGAAGCCAGCCATCTGCAGCTCCCCAAAAG AGTGCAGGGACCTCTTCCGGCGGTCGCTATTCATCGTCGGCGAATTCGGCGGGAACGATTACGCCGCCTCGCTCGGCGCGTTCCTCCCGCTGGAGCAGGTGCACACGTTCGTGCCTCACATCGTCAACTCCATCGGCAAGGGAATCGAG AAACTGATCGCGGATGGCGCGGTGGATCTGGTTGTGCCGGGTGTGCTTCCCATCGGCTGCTTCCCAATGTACCTGACCATCTTCCGCAAGCAGCCGGAGATGTACGGCCCGCGCAGCGGCTGCATCAAGGATCTCAACACGCTGTCGTGGGTGCACAACGCCCTTCTGCAGAGGAAGATCGCCGAGCTCCGGGAAAAGCACCCCGGCGTGCGCATCGTCTACGCCGACTACTACACCGCCGTCATGCAGTTCATCCTCCACGCCGAGAAGTGGG GGTTCCTAAGGCAGACCCTAAGGACATGTTGCGGCGCGCCGGGGGTGGGAAAGTACAACTTCAACCTCACATCTATGTGTGGCAACCCTGGCGCGTATGCCTGCGATGATCCGTCAGACCATTGGAGCTGGGACGGCGTCCACCTTACGGAGGCTGCCTATGGACACATTGCCAAGGGCTGGCTCTACGGGCCCTTCTCCGATCCGCCGATCCTCAAAGGCCGGCACCATTGA